In the genome of uncultured Celeribacter sp., the window CCGGGATCAGATGCCCGCCCATTTCAATGATGAAAATCGGCAAGGTGAGCGCGGCGGCGAGGATCAGTTTCGATTTGAGTGCGCGCGCCTCATCGGCTTTGCGGTTCTCCGGCGCGGCGTCGCGGTCGATGCGCGGCTTGGCCTCATACCCCGCTTTCGCGATGGCCTTTGTCAGGCTCTCGACATCCTGAACGCCACTCAAATAGCTGACCGTCGCCGTCTCTGCCGCCAGATTGACGGAGGCCACCGTGACGCCCTCTTCTTGCGCCAAGGCGCGTTCAACGCGGCCAACACAAGACGCACAGGTCATGCCATGGACATCGAACACCAACTCCTCGACGCGGGCCGGATAGCCCGCTTTGTCCAGAACCGTCACGAGATCGGAGACCTTCACCGCATCGCCAAAGGACACCTCCGCCGTCTCAGTCGCGAGGTTCACATTGGCACGCGTGGCACCTTCGGTGCCTGTGAGAGCGCGTTCGACGCGGCCCACGCAAGAGGCGCAGGTCATACCTTCGACGGAAAGACGGGTGCTGTGCATTTTGTCGCTCTGGATTTTGGAACAAGATTGGCTACATATGTAGGGCAATGCATGCGTTCAGGCGAGGGCGCCCCCGCATAAGCCTACAATTTCTCTCAGAAAGGTGACATTATGTCTGTCTTTTCCGTCCCCGACATGAGCTGTGGCCATTGCAAGGCCTCGATCACCGAAGCGCTGGAGGCCATCGACGACACCGTCGAGATCGACGCCGATATGGACGCGCGCGAGATCGACGTGTTTTCCGAAGCGGGCGACGAAGCCATTCTGGTCGCGCTGAAAAACGCGGGCTACCCGGCAACGCTCAAATCCTGATCTTGCCCCTTCCGGCCCATTGCAACCCCTTCCGCGCCACGCGATAAAGGGGTGAACACGGGATCGGAGGGCGCAGGTCATGACAGAAGCGGGTCTTTGGACGGGAACAGAGCTGCGGCTCTGGGACTTGAATCACCCAAAGGCTGCTCCGCAGACTGTTTCGCTGCCGGATGGTTTCTCGGAAGAGACCAGCCCAAACCTCATTGCAGGCACCCATGCGGCGCCACGCCCCCTGCCCTGCACGGCCCTGCCCGAAACTTTGGCGTCCGGCACCATTCCCCCGCTCATGCAGGCCAATCCCCTGACCGTCACCCGCGGCGAAGAAGTCGCCATGGCTGGGTTCATTGCGCTCAATCCCAAATTCGACGGCATCCTCTGTTTGCCCGGAGCGCAAAGCACGCTTTGGGCGCATGTGAGCGCCGAAGAGATCGTCTCCATGCGACGATTTCTGACCGGGGCGATGGTGTCGGGCGCGCTGGGTGAGGGGCCGACACTGACCGATGAAGACGCCTTCAAAGACACGCTCTCCGACACGATGTCCCGCCCGGAAAACGCCGCCTTGCGGTTGGCGAGTGCACAGGCGGAAATGTCGCAAAACGGCATGAGCAAAGCCGAGGCCGCCTCTCGCGCCAGTGCTGCGCTGATCGGTGCGGAACTGGCGGCGACACGGGTCTATTGGCTTGGGCAATCCGTGGCGATTATCGGCGCACCTTTGCCCAGCGCGCCTTACCTTCTCGCCTTGGAAAGCCAATTCGTTCCGGTGGTTCTGACCGATGAAACCGAGATGTACCGCGCGGGCTTCCAATTGGCCCGAGATCGGATCAGCGGATGAAGGCCCAATTCGGCAAGCTCCGCGACGGGCGGACCGTCGATGCCATCACGCTCTCAGCAGGCGATCTTTCCACCACGATCCTGACCTATGGTGCGATCCTCAATGACGTGCGGCTACGCGGCCTGCCCTATGGGCTGACGCTGGGCAGCCCCGAGATCACCGCCTATGAACACGGACCGATGAATTACTTCGGCGCCATTGTCGGCCCGGTCGCCAATCGCATCGCCGAGGCGCAGGCCATGCTGGACAGTGAGATCTTGCAGTTCGACGCCAACGAAGGGCCGACCACATTGCACGGTGGCGAACACGGGCTTTATACCGAGCTTTGGAGCATCGCGAGCCTGACGGCGACCTCCCTGACGCTCACCCTGACCCTGCCCCACGGCAAGGGCGGCTTTCCGGGCAAACGTCTCTTGACCGCGCGCTATACCGTGACGGCGCCCGCCACTTTGACGCTTGAGCTGACGGCCACGACGGATGCGCCGACGCTGATGAATCTGGCCAATCACTCCTATTGGAACTTGGATGGCACGCCGACCACCGATGGGCATCGGCTACAGGTCTTTGCGGATCGTTACCTGCCGGTCGATGCGCGGATGATCCCGACGGAGATCACAGCGGTCGCCGGCACGGGCTTCGATCTTCGCGAGGGGCGCGTGCTCAGCCCGTCGAACGCCCAGCGCTATGATCACAATTTCTGCCTTGCCGAGACGCGAGGCGCGATGAAGCCCGCTGCCGTGTTGCGCGGCACCTCTGGCATAGAGATGCGGATGGACACGACAGAGCCGGGGCTACAGGTCTTTGACGCCGCCCCCATTGGCAGCGGCAATTTCCCCGGTCATCGCGGCGTGCCGGAGATCGGCTTTTGCGGTGTGGCGCTGGAGGCGCAGGGCTGGCCGGATGCGCCGAACCGCCCCGAATTCCCCTCCGTCAGGCTCGACCCGAATGAGACCTACCGGCAGGAAACACGCTGGCAGTTCTCGAAAAAATAAGGCGGGGAAATTCGCGCCTCATCTTCCTGTCTCACCTTAAAGCGCGCCCTCGTACCATTTGCGAATGGCCGCGCGGCTGTCATCATCGAGATACATATAGCTGCCCGCCGGTGGCATCGCGTGGGTTACCCCGGCCTGAAGCCAAATCTCTTTTGCGAGCGTCGCCACCTGCTGCGTGGTCTCCAAACGAATGCCCTTGGGCGGAGAGGCCATGCCCTCCCAATAGGGCTCTTTCGCGTGGCACATCGAACAATTGGTGACGACGATGTCATGCACATCCTCGAACCCCTCGGCAGACGCGAATTTCTGTGCCATCGGGCCAAGGGCCGCCTCGTCTTCGCCGTCGTCCTGCATGTAAATGCCCGCGGTCGAGAGCCACATCACGATCAGGAACAGACCGACAGTGGCCCCCCAGGTCCACCACAGCATCCCCTTGCGCGCATGCATCGTGTTGAAGAAATGCCGAATAGTAACGCCCATCAGGAACACGAGGGCCGCGATAATCCAGTTGTATTTCGACGCAAACGCCAGCGGGTAGTGGTTCGAGAGCATCATGAACAACACCGGCAGGGTCAGGTAATTGTTGTGGGTCGAACGCTGCTTGGCGATCTTGCCGTATTTCGGATCGGGGGTGCGCCCCGCCTTCAGGTCCGCGACAACGATTTTCTGGTTCGGAATGATGATGAAGAACACATTGGCGCTCATCACCGTGGCGGTAAACGCGCCCAGATGCAGGAACGCCGCACGACCCGAGAAGATCTGCGTATAACCCCAAGCCATCGCTACGAGGATGATATAGAGAAAGATCATCAACCGCGTGTTGTCATCGCCGAACTTCGATTTGCACAGAAGATCATAGAGAATCCAGCCGATCGACAGCGAGACGATGGAGACGATCACCGCCACCCAAGGCGCCATTTCCAACACATTAGGATCGACGAGATACAGTTCTGCGCCCAGGTAATAGACCACAGCCATGAGGGCAGCCCCCGAAAGCCAGGTGGCGTAGCTTTCCCATTTGAACCACACCAGATCCTCGGGCATCCGCGCCGGGGCAACCATGTATTTCTGGATGAAATAGAAGCCGCCGCCATGGACCTGCCACTCCTCGCCGGAGACGCCCTGGCGCCGGTCGGACGACGGATGCAGCCCCAGATCGAGCGCGATGAAATAGAAAGACGAGCCGATCCACGCAATCGCGGTGATCACATGGACCCAGCGCAGGGCAAATTCGGCCCATTCCCAGAAAATCGGTAATAAACTCATCTTAACTCCCCCGATAGGTCGAATAGCTGAATGGCGATAGCAAAAGCGGCACGTGATAATGACTGTCGGGGTCGTTGATCCCGAAGCGGATCGGAATTTGATCGAGGAACAGCGGCTCTTCGCCGGCTTGCCCGCCCGCTTGACCCGTGCGTTTCAAATAATCGCCCGCAAAAAAGATCAGCTCATAGGTGCCGGTTTGAAATTTCTCCGCCGGCAGGATCGGCGCATCGGTGCGCCCGTCGCCGTTGGTGACGGCGGTCGCGATTTTCTTGTGGCTGTTGCCGGACACGCGATAAAGCGCGATCTCGATCCCCTCGGCTGGGAGGCCCTTGGCCGTGTCGAGAACATGGGTGGTTAAAAAACCGGACGTCATGGAGAAGCTGCCCAAATTGTTAGCGTTTCATTGCAAGACTGTCGGAAAGCTTTGAGCGCGGCAACAATCATTCTCGCCAGATTGCATACAAAAGAGTATTCGATATTCACAAGCCTACCAATTAGTCAAAAAACACGAAGGCCAAAGGAAATGCCGAAAAATCCACCGCGTTATGTTCGAAACATGTCTGGCTATGGCGCGAAGGCCCCCGATCCGCAGTGGCCGGGTGGTGCGAAAGTCGCGGTGCAATTCGTGTTGAACTATGAGGAAGGCGGCGAGAACTGTGTCCTGCATGGCGATGAGGCGTCCGAGGCCTTTCTCTCCGACATTGCGGGGGCCGCACAGTGGCGTGGCCAACGCCACTGGAACATGGAATCCATCTACGAATATGGCGCGCGCGCCGGGTTCTGGCGGCTGCATCGCCTGTTCACCGGGGCAGATATTCCCGTGACGATCTACGGCGTGGCCACCGCTTTGGCCCGCTCCCCTGAACAGGTCGCCGCGATGCAGGACGCGGGTTGGGAGATCGCGTCCCATGGCCTCAAATGGGTCGAACACAAGGACATGCCCGAAGACGAAGAGCGCGCCGCCATTGCCGAGGCCGTGCGTCTCCACGAGGAAGTCACCGGCGAGCGGCCCTATGGCTGGTACACCGGACGCTGTTCCGCCAACACCGTGCGTCTGGTATCTGAGGAGGGCGGGTTTGACTATGTGTCCGACACCTATGACGACGACCTGCCCTATTGGCTTGAGGTGGGGGACCGCGATCAGCTCATTATCCCCTATACGCTTGAAGCCAATGACATGCGCTTTGCCACGGCGCCGGGCTATATCACCGGCGAGCAGTTCTTTACCTATCTCAAGGACGCCTTCGATGTGCTCTATGCCGAAGGCACGGAAAACACGCCGAAGATGATGAACATCGGGCTGCATTGTCGCCTCATTGGCCGCCCCGGCAAACTGGCGGGACTGAAGAAATTCATCGAATATATCAAGGGCTTCGACGATGTCTGGACGCCGCGCCGGGTCGACATCGCGAAACATTGGGCGGCGACCCACCCGCATCAGCGCAAAACGAAGCCATCGGAGATGTCAAAGGACGCATTCGTCGAAAAATTCGGGGCCATCTTCGAGCATTCTCCTTGGGTCGCGGAACGCGCCTGGGGGCTGGAACTTGGCGCCGCGCATGACAGCTGGATCGGCGTGCATTCCGCGCTTTGTCGTGCCTTCCGCTCGGCCTCTGTGGCCGAAAAAGACGGCGTTCTGATCGCGCATCCTGATCTGGCCGGAAAACTCGCGCAGGCCAAACGCCTCACCGCCGAGAGCACCTCGGAACAGGCCTCTGCGGGCCTTGATGCGCTGACCGACGAGGAACGCGCCACCTTCGAGCGGCTCAACAGCGAATACACCGAAAAATTCGGCTTCCCCTTTATCATCGCCGTGAAAGACAATACCAAGGAGACAATCCTCGCGGCCTTCCACGCCCGACTGGAGCATTCCAGAGACGAAGAATTCAAAACGGCCTGTCAGCAGGTCGAACGGATCGCGTGGCACCGCTTGCAGGACATGGACTTCTAAGAGACCCCGATGAGCTACGAATACACCTATTGCGCCCCCACGGGCGGCCTGCCCGATCAGAACAATCACGCCCGCGAACGCGCCGTGTTCACCGATGCCTATGCCGTCATCCCGCATGGCGTGATGTCGGACATCGTGGTGAGCTATCTGCCCGGCTGGGACAAGACCCGCGCCTGGACCCTGGCCCGTCCGATGACCGGATTTGCCGAAACCTTTGCCCAACTGATCGTCGAGGTTTCCCCCGGCGGTGGCTCGACCGACCCGGAGCCAGATCCGATGGCGGAATGCGTGCTCTTTGTGCTCGCAGGCCACATGCGCATCACCATCGGCGCGCGGGCCTATCAGCTTGAACCCGGCAGCTATGTCTTTATCGCGCCGGGTGACACATACACCGTGCAAAACGACAATGACACGCCCGCGACCTTTGTGTGGATTCGCAAACGCTACGAACCCGCGCCTGGGATCGACGCGCCCGAAAGCTTTGTCACCGCCGATATGGAAAAGCCGCCGATCGAGATGCCGAACACCTCGGGCTATTGGTCCACGTCGCGCTTCGTCGATCCGCATGACCTGCGCTATGATTTTCACGTCAATATCGTGACCTTCCTGCCCGGCGGCACCATTCCTTTCGCGGAAACCCATGTGATGGAGCACGGGCTCTACGTGCTTCAGGGGCGTGGCGTGTATCTGTTGAACCAAGACTGGGTCGAGGTCTCCGAGGGCGATTTCCTCTGGCTGCGCGCCTTCTGCCCGCAGGCCTGTTATGCCGCCGGGCGCCGTCCCTTCCGCTACCTGCTCTACAAAGACGTGAACCGTCACCCGAAGCTGGAGTTGGGGTGAGCTGGAGATGACCCGCAGCATCACAACAGAGCCGCTCACACCAGAGACCTTCGCGCCTTACGGCGATGTGATCGACGCCAAAGGCGCGCCGGATAAGATCATCAACCAAGGCAAATGCGGTCGCTACCACGACCGCGCCTTGGTCGATGTGACGCCCGACACCGGAGGGCGCGTCGGCGTGTCGGTGTTTCACGCCGAGTTGCGGGATTTTCCCTACACGCTCGACCTGATCGAACGGCACCCGGAAGGCTCGCAATGCTTCGTGCCGATGTCTGCCGATCCGTTCCTGATCATCGTCGCCGATGGTCCCGATGCCACGCCCCACGCTTTTGTCAGTGACGGCACACAGGCGATCAATTTCCATAAGGGCACATGGCATGGCGTCCTCACCCCGCTGTCCGGCAACGGCCTGTTCGCGGTGATCGACAGAATCGGCGAAACCCCCAACCTCGAAGAGCATTGGTTCGAGACGCCGTGGGTGGTCACGCAGGGCCGATCCTGACTTGTTTTACGCGGGTTGCAGCAATCTGCAATTTTCGGGCAATTTCCCTCTTGACCCTCTGAGCCGATCCGTCTACCTACGCGGCACTTCGGCGGAGTAGCTCAGTTGGTTAGAGCAGCGGAATCATAATCCGCGTGTCGGGGGTTCAAGTCCCTCCTCCGCTACCATATCCCCTCACCATGATGTTGGAATGATGTAGCTTTGCGCGAGCTACAGTCTCAAGCCAGTGCCGAATGCGTCGGCTTTCCCAACTTTGGGGCGACCTTGGCGCCATGGTTCGTCTGCAATTGGTTCTCCGGCTTTCTGAACAAACCCTTGCGTCCCATATCATGGGGCCCCGATCTGTCTTGCCAGCTCCGTCTTGCCGACATCCGTCGTCTTTTCAGACCATTTGTTCTCGCCTTCTAACAGGGGTGTCATCAACT includes:
- a CDS encoding heavy-metal-associated domain-containing protein, with the translated sequence MSVFSVPDMSCGHCKASITEALEAIDDTVEIDADMDAREIDVFSEAGDEAILVALKNAGYPATLKS
- a CDS encoding 2-dehydro-3-deoxygalactonokinase, with the protein product MTEAGLWTGTELRLWDLNHPKAAPQTVSLPDGFSEETSPNLIAGTHAAPRPLPCTALPETLASGTIPPLMQANPLTVTRGEEVAMAGFIALNPKFDGILCLPGAQSTLWAHVSAEEIVSMRRFLTGAMVSGALGEGPTLTDEDAFKDTLSDTMSRPENAALRLASAQAEMSQNGMSKAEAASRASAALIGAELAATRVYWLGQSVAIIGAPLPSAPYLLALESQFVPVVLTDETEMYRAGFQLARDRISG
- a CDS encoding aldose epimerase family protein; translation: MKAQFGKLRDGRTVDAITLSAGDLSTTILTYGAILNDVRLRGLPYGLTLGSPEITAYEHGPMNYFGAIVGPVANRIAEAQAMLDSEILQFDANEGPTTLHGGEHGLYTELWSIASLTATSLTLTLTLPHGKGGFPGKRLLTARYTVTAPATLTLELTATTDAPTLMNLANHSYWNLDGTPTTDGHRLQVFADRYLPVDARMIPTEITAVAGTGFDLREGRVLSPSNAQRYDHNFCLAETRGAMKPAAVLRGTSGIEMRMDTTEPGLQVFDAAPIGSGNFPGHRGVPEIGFCGVALEAQGWPDAPNRPEFPSVRLDPNETYRQETRWQFSKK
- a CDS encoding urate hydroxylase PuuD translates to MSLLPIFWEWAEFALRWVHVITAIAWIGSSFYFIALDLGLHPSSDRRQGVSGEEWQVHGGGFYFIQKYMVAPARMPEDLVWFKWESYATWLSGAALMAVVYYLGAELYLVDPNVLEMAPWVAVIVSIVSLSIGWILYDLLCKSKFGDDNTRLMIFLYIILVAMAWGYTQIFSGRAAFLHLGAFTATVMSANVFFIIIPNQKIVVADLKAGRTPDPKYGKIAKQRSTHNNYLTLPVLFMMLSNHYPLAFASKYNWIIAALVFLMGVTIRHFFNTMHARKGMLWWTWGATVGLFLIVMWLSTAGIYMQDDGEDEAALGPMAQKFASAEGFEDVHDIVVTNCSMCHAKEPYWEGMASPPKGIRLETTQQVATLAKEIWLQAGVTHAMPPAGSYMYLDDDSRAAIRKWYEGAL
- the uraH gene encoding hydroxyisourate hydrolase, translated to MTSGFLTTHVLDTAKGLPAEGIEIALYRVSGNSHKKIATAVTNGDGRTDAPILPAEKFQTGTYELIFFAGDYLKRTGQAGGQAGEEPLFLDQIPIRFGINDPDSHYHVPLLLSPFSYSTYRGS
- the puuE gene encoding allantoinase PuuE, encoding MSGYGAKAPDPQWPGGAKVAVQFVLNYEEGGENCVLHGDEASEAFLSDIAGAAQWRGQRHWNMESIYEYGARAGFWRLHRLFTGADIPVTIYGVATALARSPEQVAAMQDAGWEIASHGLKWVEHKDMPEDEERAAIAEAVRLHEEVTGERPYGWYTGRCSANTVRLVSEEGGFDYVSDTYDDDLPYWLEVGDRDQLIIPYTLEANDMRFATAPGYITGEQFFTYLKDAFDVLYAEGTENTPKMMNIGLHCRLIGRPGKLAGLKKFIEYIKGFDDVWTPRRVDIAKHWAATHPHQRKTKPSEMSKDAFVEKFGAIFEHSPWVAERAWGLELGAAHDSWIGVHSALCRAFRSASVAEKDGVLIAHPDLAGKLAQAKRLTAESTSEQASAGLDALTDEERATFERLNSEYTEKFGFPFIIAVKDNTKETILAAFHARLEHSRDEEFKTACQQVERIAWHRLQDMDF
- a CDS encoding bifunctional allantoicase/(S)-ureidoglycine aminohydrolase; the encoded protein is MSYEYTYCAPTGGLPDQNNHARERAVFTDAYAVIPHGVMSDIVVSYLPGWDKTRAWTLARPMTGFAETFAQLIVEVSPGGGSTDPEPDPMAECVLFVLAGHMRITIGARAYQLEPGSYVFIAPGDTYTVQNDNDTPATFVWIRKRYEPAPGIDAPESFVTADMEKPPIEMPNTSGYWSTSRFVDPHDLRYDFHVNIVTFLPGGTIPFAETHVMEHGLYVLQGRGVYLLNQDWVEVSEGDFLWLRAFCPQACYAAGRRPFRYLLYKDVNRHPKLELG
- a CDS encoding ureidoglycolate lyase; the encoded protein is MTRSITTEPLTPETFAPYGDVIDAKGAPDKIINQGKCGRYHDRALVDVTPDTGGRVGVSVFHAELRDFPYTLDLIERHPEGSQCFVPMSADPFLIIVADGPDATPHAFVSDGTQAINFHKGTWHGVLTPLSGNGLFAVIDRIGETPNLEEHWFETPWVVTQGRS